From the Solea solea chromosome 7, fSolSol10.1, whole genome shotgun sequence genome, the window tacatttcaaattaaTTGAAGTCAATTAGAACCTTCTAAAAAACGCGATTGGTTTTACTGGCTTGCTTTTTTGAGTTTGGTTTggagtccaaaatttgaccaaataattaattgttttgcttattttagccACATCTTTCATCCCCACcaatatttacatgtttttataatgAAATCTAACTCTATATAAAGACCCTAAAATTAATGaaatcaaaatgtgttaaagaccttaatccattactaaagaATGACCTCACAAATGGAGTACTTCAAGTAATACTATAAGTCTTTTTTGTtctgctttcctttttttaattcaagttttttttagtcattatttttatttatttgttttatgttgttgcattgtttttttcgATATTTCTTGTACGTAATTGTCTGTTGTAGTGTTGTTTATCTTTGtctctctaaaaaaaaaccttcctgTGACGTCAGTCCCCTCACGCTGTTTGTGACGTCAACAAACAGCGACAGTCCCGCATGGTCGCTGTCAGTAGCCACTGGGAGTTTTGATTACACCCTGCCAAAGTTCTGTCGTTCTCTGGTCCGGAGGTAAGTAATAATGACACAGCACTTTCACACAGATTATCTGCacgtttaaaatgtttgttaccGCAGTTAGAGCCGCAGCTAAACATGACGCTACAAAAATAGCTTATTAGCATCGAGGCTAACAAGTGGGCAGAGGCTGGTCCAGTCAGTATCTGTAGGTCGATTTGTCTCATAATCGACGAAACTATCGATTATTATCTAGATGAATCgagtagttgtttggtccacaaatctgttgatctgtgtttttgATTATGATaacgttgttgttttgtccacaaaacaaagttattgaattatatggagcaaagaaaccagaaaatattcacaattaagaagctaaaaattaGAACCTAAACTAGAAATTAGATTAAACCCTCAAATTCAATCAATccgattatcaaagtagttaaTCACTTAATCGTTTCAGCCCCATTTGTTTGGTAGCATCACAGCAATGCAGTAAGCCTTTTTACAAAGCATCAAGTCATCATAAGAACACAGACAAAGGACTGACACATGACATGTTATTATGTCAGCAACAAGTATGGCCATcagtcatgttttattcttcttgTGAACTTACATTTTGCAGGGTCACCATGGCCAGGCAGTGGTCTGAGGGCCACTCCTCATCCATCCTATGTGTTGGAGCTTCTCTGGGACCTGAGGGTCTCATCGCTTCAGGCTCTGAGGGTGGAGAGGTGACGGTTTGGGGCCAAGAGGGAAGCATCATAGGCAGACTCACTCTTCCTGGTGAAGAAGACAACacaagtgttgtgttttcaccaGCGGCACCGGCCCATCTGTACGTGTCACATGGAGACACAGTGAGTGTGCTTGACCCCAGGAACCTGAAGGGCGCTGTGGAGGAGTTTCAGGgtgcaggggaggaggagatcAATGCTTTAGCTTTAAATGATACAGGTTCAGCTCTGGCAGTTGCTGATGACTCTGGAGTAGTTCGTGTTCTGGAGCTTCCTGGGGGAAAAGTTTGCCGGACTCTTCGCAGACACACTAACATCTGCTCCTCAGTAGCTTTCAGGCCTCACAGACCCAACAACCTGGTGTCTGCTGGACTGGACATGCAGGTAAGAGAAAAGTGACTGGGGGTTTCCTGTTTGTACTGAATCCATGACCTTCACTACATTTGATGACATTTCTTTCCTGGTTTGTGTTACCCTTTTTTGACAATTCAGGTGATGCTGTGGGGTCTGCAGAAGACTCGCCCGCTTTGGACACTGAACCTCCAGGATGTAGCTGAAGATGAAGGTGACCAACAGCAACGTCCTGGTCAGCTTTTTAACCCACCACTGGCTCACTGCGTTTCTGTGACAAGCTGTGGAAACATTTTGGGTTGTGCAGCAGAGGATGGACGAGTACATCTGATGCGGATCGGCAGCGGCTCTAAACTGGAACAGCATGGTGCAGTCAAAGCCCACAGTCAGGGAGCCTCACAAGCACACTTTGTTAGTTTGCCTTCCCACCCATACTGGCTCGTCACTGGGGGAAATGATGGGCAGGTCGCCCTGTGGGATCTCAGTAAGCACCCAGTGGTGGCTCTGGAAGGAAAAGCCAAAACCAGAGAGGCAACAGCTCCACGCAGGAAGAGCAAGAGTaagacaaaaaggaaagaacaaTTGCAGGATAAAGCAAAGACCCCAGGGAAGTCtgaaacagagaaagaagaTGCTCAAGTGGAGGATGAAGAAGCAGCTGCAGAGGACGTGACAGACGACAGTTCTGGGCCCAAATTGAGCATCAGTCATGGGGACAAGGTGAACTGGCTCTGTCCTGCTGTGCTGAAAGGAGAACAGTGTGTGGTAGTAGCTGATCAGAGCAGCGTTCTGTCTGTCTATCCTCTGGCTCACCTATAGTGCCGTGATTGTTACACCATATTGTTCACTCTCCCATTTTGTTCATTGCAGTGCATTATTTTGActtggtgtattttttttgtgtgttattgcTTCAAATACCTCAGCTCTTCAGATTGAATGTGTTTGGAATCCAATCACTGTCAGTCAGTGCTTTTTCTAAATTAAGAACTTTATCAGTGGTTTGGAAAAACCCAAGGATAATTAAGCTTTCAGAGCATATTTTGATGGCAGCCAAGTTGGCTGATCATCAAAATGAAACAGTTAAGATTAGTAGATGATTCTGCAACTCCACTGTCATATTGTTCATCTCAGCTGTATCAAAATGATTAATTATACCACAAGAACCTAATTAGTTTGACTCTTCATCACATATTAGTAACTATTGGCTGCagtttataaatgaataaatctgaTTTAATGGTATTTGCCTTGATGCCGACTAGAGAACTTGTAAATCAAGATTTGAGGATTAGAGGTAGGACAAGGTTTGTATCCCTGCATGTCTGGTCTTAATGTTAATGGTGGTCTGTGAAAAGCTTACAGATTTCTCCATTAAAGTTATGATTTACAGATGGTTTCCTggaataataaatgaattatcaTTTTTGTGATGCATTATCATTTAACTTCTTTATAATCAAACAATGTGTCACTTAATTAATCTTAGGAAATACATGAGAAGGTTCCTAGAAAGTGTTTATCTAGTCCGTCAACCTTGACTGACATCTTATATCAGGATCTGACTCCTTTCTATTATACAAGCGCAGAAACTAATTAAAACAGTGTTCTACTCACGTATGAAGAAAGCAGCACCAGAAGGGTAAAGCAAATTACCCTTCGGCAATCATTACCTAAACAGCAATCAAAATCCACAAAATGTGATTTGTACTGAATGTGTTTGAGGCTCATTTAATACAATGTTCACTCAATTAATTTGGCTCAGTGGAGGTTTAGTACGTGTGGCCCTATAAAAAGTTCCTCTTTTGAAATATATTTGGCAGTCTGACACtgaatttgtcatttttgtaaacATATGTTTGTGGTCAATGAAACAACcacattgttt encodes:
- the wdr53 gene encoding WD repeat-containing protein 53 — translated: MARQWSEGHSSSILCVGASLGPEGLIASGSEGGEVTVWGQEGSIIGRLTLPGEEDNTSVVFSPAAPAHLYVSHGDTVSVLDPRNLKGAVEEFQGAGEEEINALALNDTGSALAVADDSGVVRVLELPGGKVCRTLRRHTNICSSVAFRPHRPNNLVSAGLDMQVMLWGLQKTRPLWTLNLQDVAEDEGDQQQRPGQLFNPPLAHCVSVTSCGNILGCAAEDGRVHLMRIGSGSKLEQHGAVKAHSQGASQAHFVSLPSHPYWLVTGGNDGQVALWDLSKHPVVALEGKAKTREATAPRRKSKSKTKRKEQLQDKAKTPGKSETEKEDAQVEDEEAAAEDVTDDSSGPKLSISHGDKVNWLCPAVLKGEQCVVVADQSSVLSVYPLAHL